The following proteins are co-located in the Defluviitalea raffinosedens genome:
- a CDS encoding methionine ABC transporter ATP-binding protein, which yields MIQFQDVSVTYEGAEGKVKAVQKLSLNINKGEIFGIVGASGAGKSTLLRTINLLERPTEGRIFINNQDITDLKGEDLRLLRQKIGMIFQHFNLIKRKTVFENVAFPMVAAGKPKDEIQKRVNQLLNLVGLSDKSNAFPAQLSGGQKQRVGIARALANETEILLCDEPTSALDLETTKSILNLLKEINQKLGITIVIITHEMDVVKSICDRVAVMNDGQLLEAGNVYDVFVNPRNVFTKQLIEHTFHLEFPKQIFNDFKGRVLKIVYKGESATEPLISEVSKRYNVNLNIVHGKIEYIGDRPVGILVVDIEGEEREVQLAVDYINERTAFTEVVLYAS from the coding sequence ATGATTCAATTTCAGGATGTCAGCGTGACTTATGAAGGGGCTGAAGGCAAAGTTAAAGCAGTTCAGAAACTTTCGCTGAACATTAACAAAGGAGAAATTTTTGGAATTGTTGGAGCCAGTGGAGCAGGGAAAAGTACCCTGCTCCGAACCATTAATCTTTTAGAAAGGCCAACAGAAGGCAGGATTTTTATTAACAATCAGGACATTACAGATTTAAAAGGAGAAGACTTAAGGCTTCTTAGACAGAAAATAGGGATGATCTTTCAACATTTCAATCTGATAAAAAGAAAGACAGTTTTTGAAAACGTAGCCTTTCCAATGGTTGCAGCAGGAAAACCTAAAGATGAAATTCAAAAAAGAGTAAACCAACTGCTGAATCTTGTCGGTCTTTCAGATAAAAGTAATGCTTTTCCGGCTCAGCTTAGCGGCGGACAAAAGCAAAGAGTAGGTATAGCAAGAGCCCTTGCCAACGAAACAGAAATTCTTCTCTGTGACGAACCTACTTCTGCCCTTGACTTAGAAACGACAAAATCCATCCTAAACTTACTTAAAGAAATTAATCAGAAATTAGGGATTACCATTGTCATCATCACTCATGAAATGGATGTGGTTAAAAGCATCTGTGACCGAGTGGCGGTTATGAATGACGGACAGTTATTAGAAGCAGGCAATGTTTATGACGTATTTGTCAATCCGAGAAATGTTTTTACAAAACAATTAATTGAACACACCTTCCACCTCGAATTCCCTAAGCAGATTTTCAATGATTTTAAGGGCAGGGTACTGAAAATTGTCTATAAGGGAGAGTCCGCAACGGAGCCTTTAATATCAGAAGTATCTAAACGTTATAATGTTAACCTAAATATCGTCCATGGAAAAATCGAGTACATAGGAGATCGACCCGTGGGAATCTTAGTCGTCGATATAGAGGGAGAAGAAAGGGAAGTTCAACTGGCAGTGGACTATATCAACGAAAGAACTGCATTTACGGAGGTGGTACTCTATGCAAGCTGA
- a CDS encoding methionine ABC transporter permease: protein MQAELIFDLLKALGETSQMVGIALILSIVLGIPLGLFLYLTSSGLFFQNKILNFIGGLIINIVRSTPFVILLVVLLPVTKLITGTTIGSGAASVPLSVAAIAFYARLVEAAFREVDKGVIEAAQAAGAKTRTIIYHVLLTEALPSLIVGITVTAISLIGYSAMAGIIGGGGIGDLAIRFGYYRYQTDIMLTTVVVLVLIVQGFQWLGDYSSKKVDKRS from the coding sequence ATGCAAGCTGAACTGATTTTTGATTTATTAAAAGCCCTGGGAGAAACTTCTCAAATGGTAGGAATAGCACTGATATTATCCATAGTTTTGGGTATTCCTTTAGGATTATTTTTGTATCTTACGTCCAGTGGCTTATTTTTTCAAAACAAAATTTTAAACTTTATCGGAGGTTTGATCATTAATATCGTAAGATCCACACCTTTTGTGATTCTGCTTGTTGTACTTTTACCTGTCACTAAGCTCATTACGGGTACTACTATAGGATCAGGAGCCGCATCAGTACCTCTTTCTGTTGCAGCCATAGCCTTTTATGCGAGATTGGTGGAAGCGGCCTTTAGAGAAGTGGATAAAGGAGTGATTGAAGCAGCGCAAGCCGCAGGGGCAAAAACAAGGACCATTATATACCATGTGCTTTTAACGGAAGCTTTGCCCAGCCTGATCGTAGGCATTACAGTAACTGCCATCAGTTTGATCGGATATTCTGCTATGGCAGGGATTATCGGCGGGGGAGGTATCGGCGATTTAGCCATTCGCTTCGGATACTACAGATATCAAACCGACATCATGCTTACTACAGTGGTTGTTTTAGTGTTAATCGTACAGGGTTTTCAATGGTTGGGAGACTATAGCTCTAAAAAAGTAGATAAAAGATCATAA
- a CDS encoding 4Fe-4S binding protein: MNKPQLMQYEKPKHIKDYPCGPAAPAGTLVVKNAGWRTRKPIVHKEKCTGCCLCYLYCPEGTIFKENKKVGIDYDFCKGCGICARACTHKAIEMIKEGENGEY; encoded by the coding sequence ATGAATAAGCCACAATTAATGCAGTATGAAAAACCAAAGCATATCAAAGATTATCCTTGTGGACCAGCCGCTCCAGCAGGGACTCTGGTTGTAAAAAATGCAGGATGGCGAACCAGAAAGCCTATTGTACATAAAGAAAAATGCACAGGATGCTGTCTTTGCTATTTGTATTGCCCGGAAGGGACCATTTTCAAGGAAAATAAAAAAGTAGGCATTGATTATGATTTTTGTAAGGGCTGCGGGATCTGTGCAAGAGCTTGCACCCATAAAGCCATAGAAATGATCAAGGAGGGGGAAAATGGGGAATACTAA
- a CDS encoding MetQ/NlpA family ABC transporter substrate-binding protein, whose product MKKISVLLVSIITILGILTGCASKESKTIIFGVAPGPYGDMIVKGIKPGLEKKGYKVEIKEFSDYVQPNLALANKEIDANLFQHLVYLNKFAEDHGLELSPVINVPTAAVGLYSKKVQSIDELSDGAEVTIANDPTNLARALRLLEQAGLITLNKDIDPSKASEKDIESNPKNLKITPVEAAQLPRTLDSVDLAAINGNYAISAGIDLSTALVMEELQEEYKNLVAVRTEDINSQFVKDIKEVVESEEFREVIENPDYMFKAFQKPAWFLQQ is encoded by the coding sequence ATGAAAAAAATAAGTGTATTGCTTGTATCCATTATTACTATATTAGGGATACTTACAGGATGTGCATCAAAGGAAAGTAAGACCATCATATTTGGAGTTGCTCCAGGACCTTATGGGGATATGATTGTTAAGGGCATTAAGCCAGGTCTTGAAAAAAAGGGATATAAGGTTGAAATTAAAGAGTTCAGTGATTATGTTCAGCCTAACCTTGCTCTGGCCAATAAAGAAATTGACGCCAATTTATTCCAACACCTGGTGTACTTAAATAAATTTGCCGAAGACCACGGCCTTGAATTGTCACCTGTAATCAATGTGCCAACAGCAGCGGTAGGCTTGTATTCAAAGAAAGTACAAAGCATAGATGAATTATCGGATGGCGCCGAAGTCACCATAGCCAATGACCCTACCAACCTGGCAAGAGCCCTCAGGCTTCTGGAACAGGCAGGACTTATTACATTGAATAAGGATATAGATCCTTCAAAAGCATCTGAAAAAGATATAGAATCCAATCCCAAAAATCTTAAAATTACTCCGGTAGAAGCAGCCCAGCTTCCAAGAACATTAGACAGCGTGGATCTTGCAGCAATCAATGGAAACTATGCGATTTCAGCAGGGATCGATTTATCTACAGCCCTTGTCATGGAAGAGTTACAGGAAGAATATAAAAATCTCGTTGCTGTAAGAACAGAAGATATTAATTCCCAATTTGTAAAAGACATTAAAGAAGTCGTTGAATCGGAAGAGTTCAGGGAAGTTATCGAAAATCCAGATTATATGTTTAAGGCTTTCCAAAAGCCAGCCTGGTTTTTACAACAGTAG
- the xylB gene encoding xylulokinase: MIFLGIDLGTSSVKVLAVDKDGTILGESSREYPVYYPKSNWAEQNPEDWWMGTKEAIKEVIQKNNLPEGEIRGIGFSGQMHGLVALDEENKVLLPAILWCDQRTAEECEDITNHFGQEKLTELVGNKALTGFTAPKILWVKKNHPELFEKIRHILLPKDYIRFKLTGDYATDVSDASGMLLLDVKNRCWSKEMIEYIGIKEEYLPKLYESYEVTGKLSEEVKGELGLTGEILVVGGGGDNAAGAIGTGTVKEGTVMVTLGTSGVVFAAHDDYAVDSQNRLHAFCHANGKYHSMGVMLSAASCLKWWVEEANKGMDFDELLKEASETEPGAKGVIFLPYLMGERTPYADPDARGTFLGLSMSTTRGEMTRAVLEGVSFGLRDSLEILKDIGVPISQIIAIGGGSKSPLWKQILADIFGYPINEINTNQGGALGAAILAGVGAGEFSSIEEACNIFIKIVGSVTPIEKNVEKYNKIYTRYKEAYQSLKDWFKLSAE, translated from the coding sequence ATGATTTTTTTGGGGATTGATTTAGGTACATCATCTGTAAAGGTACTTGCTGTTGATAAAGACGGAACAATTCTCGGGGAATCTTCCAGGGAATATCCGGTGTATTATCCAAAAAGTAATTGGGCGGAGCAAAATCCTGAAGACTGGTGGATGGGTACCAAAGAAGCTATTAAAGAAGTTATTCAAAAAAACAATCTTCCTGAAGGGGAAATCCGGGGAATAGGCTTTAGTGGTCAAATGCACGGACTGGTAGCCTTGGACGAAGAAAATAAGGTCCTGCTTCCCGCAATACTTTGGTGCGACCAAAGAACTGCGGAGGAGTGTGAGGACATCACCAATCATTTTGGGCAAGAAAAACTCACAGAGCTTGTTGGTAATAAGGCATTGACCGGGTTCACAGCCCCTAAGATTTTATGGGTAAAGAAAAATCATCCTGAATTGTTTGAGAAAATAAGACACATTCTTCTTCCAAAAGATTATATCAGATTTAAATTGACAGGAGATTATGCAACGGATGTTTCTGATGCTTCCGGAATGCTTCTATTAGACGTTAAAAACAGATGCTGGTCCAAGGAAATGATCGAGTACATAGGCATCAAAGAAGAGTATCTTCCAAAACTCTATGAATCCTATGAAGTAACAGGAAAGTTGTCAGAAGAAGTGAAAGGGGAACTGGGACTCACAGGAGAGATTCTGGTTGTAGGAGGAGGCGGCGATAATGCTGCCGGAGCCATAGGAACCGGAACGGTTAAAGAAGGAACCGTAATGGTTACCCTGGGGACTTCGGGTGTCGTATTTGCAGCCCATGATGACTACGCTGTAGACAGCCAGAATCGCCTTCATGCTTTCTGCCATGCCAATGGGAAGTATCATTCCATGGGGGTTATGCTTTCGGCAGCCAGCTGCTTAAAATGGTGGGTAGAAGAAGCCAATAAAGGAATGGATTTTGATGAACTCTTAAAAGAAGCCAGTGAGACGGAACCAGGTGCTAAAGGCGTAATATTCCTTCCGTATCTTATGGGAGAACGTACTCCCTATGCCGATCCTGATGCAAGAGGAACATTTTTGGGATTATCCATGAGTACCACAAGAGGTGAGATGACAAGGGCGGTACTTGAAGGTGTATCCTTTGGACTTCGGGATTCTCTTGAAATTTTAAAAGATATCGGAGTACCTATTTCTCAAATTATTGCCATTGGGGGAGGTTCAAAGAGTCCTCTCTGGAAACAGATTCTTGCAGATATTTTTGGATATCCAATAAATGAAATCAATACAAATCAGGGAGGGGCTCTTGGTGCTGCTATTTTAGCAGGCGTAGGAGCAGGAGAATTTAGCAGTATTGAAGAAGCTTGCAATATATTTATAAAAATTGTTGGATCTGTAACTCCTATAGAGAAAAATGTAGAAAAGTACAATAAAATTTATACGCGCTACAAAGAAGCTTATCAGTCTTTAAAAGATTGGTTCAAGCTTAGTGCTGAATAA
- a CDS encoding pyridoxal phosphate-dependent aminotransferase translates to MPQVSNRLDFFTESVIRKMTRIANRYGAVNLSQGFPDFDPPKELREALKKAAEEGPHQYSITWGAQNFREALAKKQSKYMDIPIDPDTQIVVTCGSTEAMMAAMMTACKPGDKVIVFSPFYENYVADTILSGAEPIYVPLHPPTFHFDQEALKKAFEQNPKALILCNPSNPTGKVFTREELEFIADLAEKYDVFVITDEVYEHIVFEPNEHIYFASLPGMFERTISCSSLSKTYSITGWRLGYIIGPSQVIENARKVHDFLTVGAAAPLQEAAVAALKFSDAYYEELRKLYTEKRNIFLKGLDELGLKYTEPQGTYYVLVDISEFGAPSDTVFCEWLAREVGVAAVPGSSFFKEDVNHLIRFHFAKKTDTLKEALKRLSTLREKAKNAEWRIS, encoded by the coding sequence ATGCCGCAAGTAAGCAATCGTCTGGACTTTTTTACAGAATCTGTTATTAGAAAAATGACACGAATAGCTAACCGCTATGGGGCAGTGAATTTGTCCCAGGGTTTTCCGGACTTTGATCCTCCCAAGGAATTGAGGGAAGCCTTAAAAAAGGCAGCAGAAGAAGGCCCTCATCAGTATTCCATCACCTGGGGTGCACAAAACTTCAGAGAAGCGCTTGCTAAAAAGCAGTCAAAATACATGGATATTCCCATTGACCCCGATACTCAAATTGTTGTGACCTGTGGAAGTACGGAAGCTATGATGGCAGCTATGATGACAGCCTGTAAACCGGGAGATAAAGTGATTGTCTTTTCTCCTTTTTATGAAAATTATGTGGCGGATACGATTCTTTCCGGGGCAGAACCAATATATGTCCCTTTGCATCCGCCCACATTTCACTTTGATCAGGAAGCGCTTAAAAAAGCCTTTGAGCAAAATCCAAAGGCGCTTATTCTCTGTAATCCTTCCAATCCTACAGGAAAAGTATTCACACGGGAAGAACTGGAGTTTATTGCAGACCTGGCAGAAAAGTATGATGTTTTTGTGATTACTGATGAAGTCTATGAACATATTGTGTTTGAACCGAATGAACATATTTATTTTGCATCTTTGCCTGGAATGTTTGAGAGAACCATTTCCTGCAGCTCTCTTTCAAAAACTTACTCAATTACAGGATGGAGACTTGGATATATTATAGGGCCTTCCCAAGTAATTGAAAATGCCCGTAAGGTTCATGATTTTCTTACAGTAGGGGCAGCAGCACCTCTGCAGGAAGCAGCAGTAGCAGCCCTAAAGTTTTCGGATGCATATTATGAAGAATTAAGAAAACTTTATACAGAGAAAAGAAATATATTTTTAAAAGGTTTAGATGAGCTGGGACTTAAATATACAGAACCTCAGGGAACATATTATGTTTTGGTAGATATTTCAGAATTCGGCGCTCCAAGTGATACGGTGTTTTGTGAATGGCTTGCCAGAGAAGTAGGGGTAGCCGCTGTCCCAGGTTCCAGCTTCTTTAAAGAAGATGTAAACCACCTGATTCGCTTTCACTTCGCAAAAAAGACAGATACTCTTAAAGAAGCCCTAAAAAGACTTTCGACATTAAGAGAAAAGGCAAAAAATGCAGAATGGAGGATATCATGA
- a CDS encoding phenylacetate--CoA ligase family protein gives MSYQRYWNESIETMPREELEAYQTEQLKEHLKYAYEHSPYYKQSFDESGVKPEDFKVLSDLSKFPFINKQIERDAQISKPLLGTLTAVPEEDVVFVSASSGSTGVPTLSPFTKTDFDEFQDIQSRLFWAAGMRPHDRYVHALNFTLFVGGPDVIGAQNLGALCIWAGTIPSERLLYILQEFQPTVIWTTPSYAWYLGETAKKQGINPATDLAINKIIVAGEPGGSIEATRKAIEDLWDAEVYDFYGISDIYGACAGMCSARNGLHIAEDQIYVEVIDPVTLEPVKDGQRGELVLTTLRKQARPMIRFRTGDIAIFNKEKCECGRTHGRIQVVGRLDDMLIVSGVNIFPSDIEFIVRNIKELNGEYRVYAISENFTTKFKVEVEKHADVTITNEELSEKVSHNIKARLGVRPKEVVILEEGALPRATHKAKRFIDLREQ, from the coding sequence ATGTCATATCAAAGATATTGGAATGAATCCATAGAAACCATGCCAAGGGAAGAGTTAGAAGCATATCAGACAGAACAGCTCAAAGAACACTTGAAATACGCTTATGAACACTCACCATATTATAAGCAATCTTTTGATGAATCCGGAGTAAAACCCGAAGATTTCAAGGTTTTATCCGACCTGTCAAAGTTTCCGTTCATCAATAAGCAGATTGAGCGGGACGCTCAAATCTCAAAGCCTCTTCTTGGAACGTTGACTGCAGTGCCTGAAGAAGATGTGGTCTTTGTTTCGGCATCCAGCGGTTCCACAGGAGTACCTACCCTAAGTCCTTTTACCAAAACCGATTTTGATGAGTTCCAGGATATCCAAAGCAGATTATTCTGGGCGGCAGGCATGAGACCCCATGACAGATATGTGCATGCTTTAAACTTCACCTTGTTTGTGGGAGGCCCTGATGTTATAGGAGCCCAGAATTTGGGGGCATTATGCATCTGGGCAGGAACCATTCCTTCAGAACGACTCCTTTATATTTTGCAGGAATTTCAGCCTACGGTGATCTGGACGACTCCATCCTATGCATGGTATCTTGGAGAAACTGCTAAAAAACAAGGCATCAATCCTGCAACGGACCTGGCGATCAATAAAATCATTGTTGCCGGAGAACCAGGAGGTTCCATAGAAGCCACAAGAAAAGCCATTGAAGATCTCTGGGATGCAGAAGTGTATGATTTCTATGGTATTTCTGATATTTATGGGGCTTGTGCCGGAATGTGCAGTGCAAGGAACGGACTGCATATAGCAGAAGATCAGATTTATGTGGAAGTGATCGATCCCGTAACTCTGGAACCGGTAAAGGATGGTCAAAGGGGGGAACTGGTGCTCACCACCTTAAGAAAACAGGCAAGACCGATGATTCGTTTCAGAACAGGAGATATTGCTATTTTCAACAAAGAAAAATGTGAATGCGGACGTACCCATGGCAGAATTCAGGTGGTAGGAAGACTCGATGATATGCTCATTGTCTCGGGCGTGAATATTTTCCCCAGCGATATAGAATTTATCGTTCGAAACATTAAGGAACTCAATGGGGAATACAGAGTGTATGCGATTTCCGAAAACTTTACCACCAAATTTAAAGTAGAAGTGGAAAAACATGCGGATGTCACCATAACGAACGAGGAATTGTCGGAAAAGGTATCTCACAATATTAAAGCAAGATTAGGCGTTAGACCTAAAGAAGTGGTGATCCTGGAAGAAGGGGCTCTTCCAAGAGCTACCCACAAGGCTAAAAGATTTATTGACTTAAGAGAACAATAG
- a CDS encoding transketolase C-terminal domain-containing protein has translation MGNTKMFVSGNEAAAIGVKLARPHVISAYPITPQTVVVERLAEMVEKGELTSEFLHVESEHSALSAAMGASAVGARAFTATSSQGLLYMAECLHYASGGRFPIVMMNANRSLALPWSIYGDQRDSLSLLDCGWLQVYVEDAQESLDMMIQAYAIAENKEVLTPVMVNLDGFVLTHTYELVEVPSQEAVDAFLPPFETENKLDFENPKNMCFSSSPGDNMEFKYQQHRAAAKAAEVIKEVDEMYHKKFGRGYGGLVDGYRCEDAEIILVTLGSITGTCRVVADELRREGKKVGVLKIRFMRPFPEKEIIDITRGAKVVGVLEKDISFGYEGTVYTNVNSALLKSGKPIQSYNFIAGLGGRDISKNDIKFMYTYLEEAANGVKKEYIKWINLGVDTDGEGN, from the coding sequence ATGGGGAATACTAAAATGTTTGTATCAGGGAATGAAGCTGCTGCTATAGGTGTCAAACTAGCAAGACCTCATGTGATTTCTGCATATCCCATCACCCCGCAAACCGTAGTGGTTGAAAGGCTTGCAGAAATGGTGGAAAAAGGAGAGCTTACATCTGAATTCCTTCATGTGGAATCCGAACATTCTGCCCTCTCAGCAGCCATGGGCGCCAGCGCAGTGGGCGCAAGGGCTTTTACAGCCACCTCTTCTCAGGGGCTTTTGTATATGGCGGAGTGCTTGCATTACGCCAGTGGAGGGAGATTTCCTATTGTGATGATGAACGCCAACCGTTCATTGGCGCTTCCCTGGAGTATTTATGGGGATCAAAGAGATTCATTGTCCCTGCTGGATTGTGGATGGCTTCAGGTTTATGTGGAAGATGCTCAGGAGAGCCTTGATATGATGATTCAGGCCTATGCCATCGCTGAAAATAAAGAAGTATTAACCCCTGTGATGGTCAATTTAGATGGATTTGTTCTGACCCATACCTATGAACTGGTAGAAGTACCAAGCCAGGAAGCCGTGGATGCATTTTTGCCCCCTTTTGAAACAGAAAATAAGCTGGACTTTGAGAATCCTAAGAATATGTGTTTTAGTTCTTCTCCGGGAGATAATATGGAATTTAAATATCAGCAGCACAGAGCGGCCGCAAAAGCAGCGGAAGTAATTAAAGAGGTAGACGAGATGTATCATAAAAAGTTTGGGAGAGGATATGGGGGATTAGTGGACGGATACAGATGTGAAGATGCAGAGATTATACTGGTTACTTTAGGGAGCATTACGGGAACCTGCAGAGTGGTCGCAGATGAATTAAGAAGGGAAGGGAAGAAAGTCGGAGTCCTTAAGATTCGATTTATGCGTCCTTTCCCCGAAAAAGAAATCATTGATATAACCCGGGGGGCAAAAGTCGTAGGTGTATTGGAGAAAGATATTTCCTTTGGATACGAGGGAACCGTTTATACCAATGTCAATTCGGCCCTTCTGAAATCAGGCAAACCCATTCAATCTTATAATTTTATTGCAGGCCTTGGTGGACGGGATATTTCTAAAAATGATATCAAATTTATGTATACATACTTGGAAGAAGCAGCGAATGGAGTAAAAAAAGAGTACATCAAATGGATCAACTTGGGGGTGGACACAGATGGAGAAGGAAATTAA
- a CDS encoding 2-oxoacid:acceptor oxidoreductase family protein, which yields MIEIRWHGRGGQGSFTASRILGAAASLYGNKYALAFPSFGPERRGAPITAFTKIDDQKIRDRSEIIHCDYIVVLDETLFAPSLLQDLKPGGKILINTAREEKYKAISPDWIVTFDAVAIAQEILGRPVTNTAMIGALIGISEVIPVHAVAESIKNEFSSSLAEKNIRVLNQSYERIKGEWL from the coding sequence ATGATTGAAATCAGATGGCATGGCAGAGGGGGACAGGGAAGTTTCACAGCCTCCAGAATACTAGGAGCTGCTGCCTCTTTGTACGGCAATAAATATGCTTTGGCTTTTCCTTCCTTTGGACCGGAGAGAAGAGGTGCACCCATCACTGCTTTTACCAAGATAGATGATCAAAAAATCAGGGACAGAAGTGAAATTATACACTGTGATTATATTGTTGTATTGGATGAAACGCTGTTTGCCCCCTCATTGCTTCAGGATCTGAAACCTGGAGGAAAGATTCTTATCAATACTGCCCGGGAAGAAAAGTATAAAGCAATTTCTCCGGATTGGATTGTCACTTTTGATGCAGTGGCCATTGCCCAGGAGATACTGGGAAGGCCTGTAACCAATACAGCCATGATTGGGGCGCTTATTGGTATTTCAGAAGTGATTCCAGTCCATGCTGTGGCAGAAAGTATAAAAAATGAGTTTTCATCAAGCCTGGCAGAGAAAAATATCCGGGTTTTAAACCAATCTTATGAACGGATTAAGGGGGAGTGGCTATGA
- a CDS encoding thiamine pyrophosphate-dependent enzyme, whose product MEKEIKRINAHNITDKEFFYGHKGCAGCGGSLAVRLALKVLGERTYTVIPAGCMSAVGFVYPQLCFSTNAMISTFAGTASMLSGIAAGAKALGIKDFHAVGIAGDGGTADIGIQALSGAIDRNDQIIYICYDNEAYMNTGIQKSGLTPFGARTTTTPAGENIHGSITQKKNMFEIVAAHGISYAATASIGYVQDFMNKLAKAKEVKGTSYIHVYAPCPTGWGTPEDITVELAKEVVDTGLWYLAEYEYGRFKLNKNPKEFSSVENFLRKQGRFRHLDEKDIAYIIESRDKKWEYIRENWEVA is encoded by the coding sequence ATGGAGAAGGAAATTAAAAGAATCAATGCCCACAATATCACAGATAAAGAATTTTTCTATGGACATAAGGGTTGTGCCGGCTGTGGAGGAAGTTTAGCAGTGAGACTGGCTTTAAAAGTATTGGGAGAAAGAACCTATACTGTTATTCCGGCAGGCTGTATGTCTGCTGTAGGTTTTGTCTATCCCCAATTATGTTTCTCGACCAATGCCATGATATCTACCTTTGCAGGAACAGCTTCCATGCTTTCTGGTATTGCTGCAGGGGCAAAGGCATTGGGGATTAAAGATTTTCATGCTGTAGGGATTGCCGGAGACGGAGGGACAGCGGATATAGGTATTCAGGCATTATCTGGCGCCATTGATAGAAACGATCAGATCATTTACATTTGCTATGACAATGAAGCATATATGAATACAGGTATTCAAAAAAGCGGCTTAACGCCTTTCGGTGCCAGAACCACCACTACCCCCGCGGGGGAAAATATTCATGGAAGTATCACTCAGAAGAAAAATATGTTTGAGATTGTAGCGGCTCACGGCATTAGTTATGCAGCCACTGCAAGTATTGGATATGTTCAGGATTTCATGAATAAGCTTGCTAAGGCAAAGGAAGTGAAAGGTACCTCTTATATCCATGTTTATGCTCCATGCCCGACAGGGTGGGGAACGCCAGAGGACATAACAGTGGAATTGGCTAAAGAAGTTGTAGATACCGGGCTCTGGTATCTGGCAGAATATGAGTACGGAAGATTTAAGTTGAATAAGAATCCTAAAGAATTTTCATCCGTAGAAAACTTCTTAAGAAAACAGGGAAGATTCAGGCATCTAGATGAAAAAGACATTGCATACATCATAGAAAGTCGGGATAAAAAGTGGGAATATATCAGGGAAAACTGGGAAGTGGCATAA